The sequence below is a genomic window from Chondrinema litorale.
CAGAATTAAATATCGAAATTGAAATAAAATTGATGTTATATTTCGATTAATTGCTTTGTTTCAAAATAATTAAATTTTTATTGGTTTTTTTTATCTCAAAACATAAAGAAACTTACATCAGTATTATACGTTTTCTTTAAGGAAGTAATTGAATATGATTTCCTGTGTTTTAGACTTGAATAATTAAAATACCTACTACTTTAAAAAGACAAATGAAAAACAATTTAACACTTCTATTACTGTTTTCTGCTCTCTTATTTTCTTGTTCTCCTAAAATTTCAGGAAGTAAAACTGTTTCAACTGACAAAAGCATGAGAACAAAATCTGAATTTGACATTTTATTATCACACATTACTAACAAGGAATTAAAACAAAGATTAGTAGATTTCAGAAATGATGGCATTGAAAGAACCTTAGATCTTACTACAGATAATCCTGAAAAAGTAATTAATGCAGCCGAATATTATTTAGGAACCAAGCACAAGATGGGAGGTTTAACAAAAAGAGGTATGGATTGTTCAGGACTTATAAAAGTAAGCTTTGCTCAATATGGTGGCGAACTACCACACAATTCTCATGAGCAAGGAAGGTATGGAAGAATTATAGCAAATAGGGGAGATTTGCAGCGTGGTGATTTAGTTTTCTTTATCAATACCTATAACTCTGCTAATCTAATTACGCATTCGGGGATCTACTTGGGCGATGGAAAATTTATCCATGCGTCGAGCAAGAAAGGGGTGAGTGTGGCTTCTGTAGATGACCCTTATTATTGGAAAGATAAATACATTTTTGGAACCAGAGTGTTTTAAATGCCTAATTAAAATAAGAAGGAAACCGGAAATTAATTCCGGTTTTTTTTATAATAAATCGTTAGCAAGGTTTGCCAATTCTGAGCGCTCACCTTTTTGAAGCTTAACATGAGCCACCAAAGGATGATTATGTAACCTGTCTATTAAATAGGATAGCCCATTACTTTGAGTATCAAGATATGGTGTATCTATCTGATAAATATCTCCAGTAAAAATAATCTTAGTGTTTTCTCCTGCTCGTGTGATAATAGTCTTAATCTCATGTGGAGTAAGGTTTTGAGCTTCATCCACAATGAAAAAGATATTAGAAAGACTTCGACCTCTTATATAAGCTAAAGGTGTAATAACCAGTTTTTCATTATCGAGCATCTCTGTAATTCGCTTAAACTCCTTATCAGTTTCTTTAAACTGATTTTTAATGAACTTAAGATTATCATACAGTGGCTCCATATATGGGTTTAGCTTAGACTTGATATCGCCCGGCAAAAAACCAATATCTTTATTGCTTAAAGGAACAATAGGTCTAGCTAAGTAGATTTGTTGGTAGCTTTTTCGCATCTCAATAGCTCCTGCCAAAGCAAGTAATGTTTTACCTGTACCAGCAACACCTTGTAAAGTTACTAATCTAATATTGTTGTTAAGCAAAGCATGAAGTGCAAAGACCTGTTCAGCATTTTTAGGTTTTATATTGTATGCATTGGTCTTATGTACTCTTTCTAATAGCTTTGTTTCTGGGTTGTAATAAGTAAGTGCTGAAGCACTGTTGTTTTTAATAATAAAGTACTTATTAGCTACAACAGTTACATCTATATTAAGCTCTTCTAAAGAACAGGAGCCATCTTTATAAATTTTATCAATAATTTCATTATCAACACCATCTATAAGCTCCATGCCCGAATATAGCTCATCAACATGAGTAACTTTGCCAGTTTCATAATCAGCAGCTATCAAATCAAGAGACTTTGCCTTAATTCTGAGGTTAATATCTTTACTAATTAATGTTACCGATCTGCTAGGGAATTCTTGCTTTAGTTTAATCGCCACATTTAAAATGCGATGATCAGCTTTATTAGCACCAAAAATTTCTCTTGCATCTGGTTGGCTTTCTTCGTCCATTATTACCTTCATCTTACCTTTTCCATTGCCTTTTTGAATGGGTATCCACTCATGCAATGTTTCACGGTCTGAGGCATTATCGAGAAACCGGGTAAATTCTCTGGCATTAAAGTTTAGCGTATCGTTGCCTTTTTTGAAATTATCCAGCTCTTCTAAAACAGATATGGGGATGGCTACATCGTTTTCTTCAAAGTTATTGATCGAAGCGTGGTCATAAAGAATAACTGAAGTGTCTAATACAAATATCTTAGGTTGCTTTTTTCTTCTTCCTGCCATAAAAGCTGGTATTTGTTAGATTATGTTTTGATAAAAAAATACCTGATTAAGTTAATAGTCAGGTGCTTGTGCTATCTAATTAAATCATTTGTATTATTTATTCCAATCTTTAGTGATTTTTTCTTGTTAATAGACTTTGGGTATTTATATGATGTGTGTATAAATAAAAAAAGGCTTCGGTAAGAATCACCGAAACCCTTTAATATCAGAAAATTTACTTACTTATTTTATATTTATTACAACCCTTCTGTTTTTAGGGTTAATGTCGTCTGTAGAGATTACAGGTAGAGATTTTCCATAACTCACTACAATTAATCTTTTCTCACTAATTCCTTTAGAAGATAGATAGTCTGCAACTTTTTCTGCTCTTCTTGCAGATAATAAGAAATTGTAATCTTTTGAACCAGTTGCATCTGTATGGCCAGCGATTTCTAAAGTAGTTGCAGGATTGTCCTTCAAGAACATGACGATTCTATCAAGGTTTTCGTAGTATTTTTCGTCAACTTCAATGTCGTTAATTTCAAAGAATACACTTACTTCTTCGAAAATTACATTATTAGGATCTGTCTCCTTCACCATTGGTCTGTTAAAAGTATTAGTCTCTTCAGTTCTTTTAACTACTGCTAATCCGCTTTCAACTGGAGGTGCATCACCAGAATTTCTTAGTAAAACATTGTTTTCATCATTAATAGCAAAATATCTCATAGCATTGCTATTACCATCTTTATCAGCATTCATCTGATTTTGTCCTAACAAGAAATTATACTCGTTTTTATTTTCATCTCTTAAAGACAAATTCACTTTAAGGTCATTGCTATAAATCTCTTGGTTGTCTTTATTGATTTTAACATCAAGGTCTTCATCAAAAGGAACAAATATTTGATATCTTCCGAAAACATCAGTGTACGTTTCAAAAGAATGTCCTTCGTGAGTCATAGTGATTAATGCTTCTGTAACAGGGTTACTTGCTTCATCTAAAACTTTACCTTCCAGTTTTACTTGATCAAACATATAAACACCATAGATATCTAAAGAACCTTCACCACCAGCTCTCGAAGATGATAAGTATGCGTATTTACCAGAAATGTTGAAATAAATGTCATCAGATACACTATTTATAGGATGACGCATATTTCTAGGCTGTTGCCATGTTTTATTTTTACTATCAAATTTGGTTTGGAAAACATCATAACCACCCATAGAATTATGTCCTTTTGAGCTGAAATAGAAGTTCCCTTTCTCATCGATATAAGGAGCATCGTCGTCGTAAGGAGTATTTAATTCTGTTAAAGGCTCAGGAGCAGTCCATTTTCCGTTTTCGTCTTTCTTGATGTAAAATAAATCCAAGTCTTCGTTTTGAGTTCCAAAGTCAGACGAGAAATAAATTATGCTTCCATTATCTGCAATAAAACAATGTGGTTCGTTACCAACAGAAGCAATTTCTTTGATTTTTGAACCTTCTTCCCATTCACCATCTTCATATTCTGAAATGTATAAATCACCTGCATTATAGAAAACTATTTTGTTTTCGCTTTTTATCAACTGAACAGTAGCATCATGACGTTTGCTGCTAACTTCAGTATCCATAACCACAGGAACTTGCCACTCATCATCATCATTCATAGTGGTTTTGTAAATCAACTCGTAGTTGTAACCATCTGCTGCTGTCTGGGTAATTTTTTGCTCTCTTCTAGAGGTAAAAAGAATTGTTCTGTGGTCGTTTTCCATTACAGCACTGTAATCTAAACCAGC
It includes:
- a CDS encoding C40 family peptidase; amino-acid sequence: MRTKSEFDILLSHITNKELKQRLVDFRNDGIERTLDLTTDNPEKVINAAEYYLGTKHKMGGLTKRGMDCSGLIKVSFAQYGGELPHNSHEQGRYGRIIANRGDLQRGDLVFFINTYNSANLITHSGIYLGDGKFIHASSKKGVSVASVDDPYYWKDKYIFGTRVF
- a CDS encoding PhoH family protein, with protein sequence MAGRRKKQPKIFVLDTSVILYDHASINNFEENDVAIPISVLEELDNFKKGNDTLNFNAREFTRFLDNASDRETLHEWIPIQKGNGKGKMKVIMDEESQPDAREIFGANKADHRILNVAIKLKQEFPSRSVTLISKDINLRIKAKSLDLIAADYETGKVTHVDELYSGMELIDGVDNEIIDKIYKDGSCSLEELNIDVTVVANKYFIIKNNSASALTYYNPETKLLERVHKTNAYNIKPKNAEQVFALHALLNNNIRLVTLQGVAGTGKTLLALAGAIEMRKSYQQIYLARPIVPLSNKDIGFLPGDIKSKLNPYMEPLYDNLKFIKNQFKETDKEFKRITEMLDNEKLVITPLAYIRGRSLSNIFFIVDEAQNLTPHEIKTIITRAGENTKIIFTGDIYQIDTPYLDTQSNGLSYLIDRLHNHPLVAHVKLQKGERSELANLANDLL
- a CDS encoding OmpA family protein, with amino-acid sequence MKRYRHWFALLIFLFGVSSLYAQNANTLLKKGIQEYESGNFKTAAEYLEQVITAQPNNIEAKLYASRSYLNTYEDNSAKALQYLTSLQNNTDATEDPSYFMLLADAYFKQRRFENANSALDKANINGNTIEDITYLRNTINNANSGYSAPRKGIVVKNLGNKVNSAGLDYSAVMENDHRTILFTSRREQKITQTAADGYNYELIYKTTMNDDDEWQVPVVMDTEVSSKRHDATVQLIKSENKIVFYNAGDLYISEYEDGEWEEGSKIKEIASVGNEPHCFIADNGSIIYFSSDFGTQNEDLDLFYIKKDENGKWTAPEPLTELNTPYDDDAPYIDEKGNFYFSSKGHNSMGGYDVFQTKFDSKNKTWQQPRNMRHPINSVSDDIYFNISGKYAYLSSSRAGGEGSLDIYGVYMFDQVKLEGKVLDEASNPVTEALITMTHEGHSFETYTDVFGRYQIFVPFDEDLDVKINKDNQEIYSNDLKVNLSLRDENKNEYNFLLGQNQMNADKDGNSNAMRYFAINDENNVLLRNSGDAPPVESGLAVVKRTEETNTFNRPMVKETDPNNVIFEEVSVFFEINDIEVDEKYYENLDRIVMFLKDNPATTLEIAGHTDATGSKDYNFLLSARRAEKVADYLSSKGISEKRLIVVSYGKSLPVISTDDINPKNRRVVINIK